The Pirellulimonas nuda genome includes a region encoding these proteins:
- a CDS encoding GxxExxY protein, producing the protein MKHEALSRSVIGAAMAVLNELRPGLDEKVYENAMVVELKHRGHQVDQQSRFPVYYRESQVGVLVPDLIVDGVLIADPKVVSVFNDNHVAQMVGYLAISQLEVALLLNFKHAKLEWKRIVR; encoded by the coding sequence ATGAAGCACGAAGCGTTGAGCAGAAGCGTGATCGGAGCGGCGATGGCGGTGCTGAACGAACTGCGGCCGGGGCTCGATGAAAAGGTTTACGAGAATGCGATGGTCGTCGAGCTCAAACATCGCGGTCATCAAGTCGATCAGCAATCGCGGTTTCCTGTCTACTACCGCGAGTCGCAAGTCGGAGTTCTCGTACCGGACTTGATTGTGGACGGGGTTCTGATCGCAGACCCCAAGGTCGTTTCCGTCTTTAACGACAATCACGTCGCCCAAATGGTCGGCTACTTGGCGATCTCGCAACTGGAAGTCGCACTCTTGCTAAACTTCAAGCACGCAAAGCTGGAGTGGAAGCGGATCGTCCGCTAG